A single genomic interval of Nymphalis io chromosome 30, ilAglIoxx1.1, whole genome shotgun sequence harbors:
- the LOC126779944 gene encoding ATP-dependent RNA helicase abstrakt, which yields MSDVPIKRYRREKSSESEEDVDNYEPYIPVKERKKQKLLKLGRLGQVAAEAAAETKSSSDNDPDDEASQEEWGRRYNVSLLDQHSELKRIAEARALSAAERQAKEEEHILKSVAQSKALMGVAELAKGIQYSEPIKTSWRPPRVVLDLPESRHEQVRQELRILVEGEDVPPPIKTFQHMKFPKGILRGLEAKGIKSPTPIQVQGIPAVLSGRDMIGIAFTGSGKTLVFTLPIIMFCIEQEVKMPFIRNEGPYGLIICPSRELAKQTHDIILHFVKHLKMTGSPEIRSCLAIGGVAVSECMEVVQRGVHIMVATPGRLMDMLDKKMIRLNVCRYLCMDEADRMIDMGFEEDVRTIFSYFASQRQTLLFSATMPRKIQNFARSALVKPVTVNVGRAGAASLSVRQELEPVKAEARTVHLLHCLQKTPPPVLVFAERKQHVDAIHEYLLLKGVEAVAIHGGKDQEERSRAVEAFRKGEKDVLVATDVASKGLDFENIQHVINYDMPEDIENYVHRIGRTGRAGGGGVATTLLGRAADTSVLRDLAHLLTEAGQRVPSFLLDMIGEPDVPMADGQGCSYCGGLGHRITECPKLEAVQNKQASNIGRRDYLANTAADY from the exons atgtccgATGTACCGATTAAACGTTACCGCCGCGAAAAGTCTTCCGAATCTGAAGAAGATGTGGATAATTACGAACCTTATATACCAGTCAAGGAACGGAAAAAGCAGAAATTGTTAAAGTTAGGTCGTCTTGGCCAAGTTGCTGCTGAAGCGGCCGCTGAAACCAAGAGTTCCAGTGATAACGATCCAGATGATgaag ccTCACAAGAAGAATGGGGACGTCGATACAATGTATCGCTATTGGATCAACACAGCGAGCTTAAACGGATAGCAGAAGCCAGAGCCCTATCAGCCGCTGAGAGGCAGGCTAAGGAAGaagaacatatattaaaaagcgTTGCTCAAAGTAAAGCACTTATGGGAGTGGCTGAATTGGCGAAAG GAATCCAATATTCGGAACCGATTAAAACCTCTTGGCGCCCGCCACGCGTTGTCCTGGATCTACCTGAATCTCGACACGAGCAGGTTCGTCAGGAGCTGCGGATCTTGGTCGAGGGTGAAGATGTACCACCTCCGATTAAAACGTTCCAACATATGAAGTTTCCAAAAG GTATCCTCCGAGGTCTAGAAGCAAAAGGTATTAAGAGTCCAACTCCCATCCAAGTTCAGGGTATACCAGCTGTGCTCAGCGGCAGGGACATGATAGGCATAGCCTTCACCGGCTCTGGGAAGACCCTAGTATTCACCTTGCCCATAATCATGTTTTGTATTGAACAAGAAGTCAAGATGCCGTTTATACG AAACGAAGGTCCATATGGTCTGATAATTTGTCCATCGAGGGAGCTGGCGAAACAGACCCACGATATCATACTACACTTCGTGAAACACCTGAAGATGACTGGCAGTCCCGAAATTAGGAGCTGTTTAGCTATAGGAG GTGTAGCGGTGTCAGAATGTATGGAAGTGGTTCAAAGGGGGGTTCACATCATGGTAGCGACCCCGGGTCGACTCATGGATATGTTAGATAAGAAAatg ATAAGGCTGAACGTGTGTCGCTATCTTTGTATGGATGAAGCTGATAGGATGATAGACATGGGCTTCGAGGAAGACGTCCGAACGATATTCTCTTACTTCGCTAGTCAGCGACAGACTCTCCTGTTCAGCGCGACCATGCCTAGGAAAATACAGAACTTCGCGAG GTCGGCGCTGGTGAAGCCGGTGACGGTGAACGTGGGTCGCGCGGGGGCGGCGTCGCTGAGCGTCCGCCAGGAGCTGGAGCCCGTGAAGGCGGAGGCGCGCACCGTGCACCTGCTGCACTGTCTGCAGAAGACTCCCCCGCCCGTGCTCGTGTTCGCCGAGCGCAAGCAGCACGTCGACGCTATACACGAGTACCTGCTGCTCAAGG GTGTGGAAGCTGTGGCCATTCATGGTGGTAAGGATCAAGAGGAGAGATCGCGTGCCGTGGAAGCGTTTAGGAAAGGGGAGAAGGACGTCCTCGTGGCTACGGACGTCGCCAGCAAAG GACTGGACTTCGAGAACATCCAGCACGTGATCAACTACGACATGCCGGAGGACATCGAGAATTACGTGCATCGCATCGGTCGTACCGGACGAGCCGGGGGTGGGGGAGTCGCCACCACGCTCCTGGGCAGAGCCGCCGACACCAGTGTACTGCGGGACCTGGCTCACTTGCTCACTGAAGCCGGCCAGCGA GTGCCGTCATTCCTCCTAGACATGATCGGCGAGCCAGACGTGCCGATGGCAGACGGTCAGGGCTGTTCCTACTGCGGTGGACTCGGACACAGGATTACTG AATGTCCAAAACTTGAAGCTGTCCAAAACAAGCAGGCGTCGAACATTGGCAGACGAGACTACTTGGCGAACACCGCGGCGgattattag
- the LOC126780013 gene encoding uncharacterized protein LOC126780013: MSALKCVVEGCNMEYDVVCSFSFYNVNTSAQTDDKRQNWIEGAMQEESECLWRHVSLQLCGYHFELDAQGLWIDSPMLPELLTPQEQAAPIQQTAADKKVADIIRMEHNYCVEAVKEAAESVSRLNVRQLVDTLGYLSIKNLQKKQLWVVKVETDKAEASITQSEQVITKMPDPKQIIEIVPQTSTSEELQAQSEVLHVMEDGNISDNFIYEIAEEQEITMEEVKEIPVSSNREWTVNIIPEETKPKYAYIKHCNTGKKKRHFTAEMNEITLQGDFENYYILPDVDPSVGVEITTSYEPENFIVEEYPHLVLEERPRKRSRDSDPTKRRKKKTASPSVREQVRQVKTEIKTEIDEDWVIDNSVYDQDTSDDYDDKKAARVRRKNKKYLGYDFVT, encoded by the exons ATGAGCGCTCTAAAGTGTGTAGTTGAAGGCTGCAACATGGAATATGATGTAGTGTGCAGCTTTTCCTTCTACAA TGTTAATACGTCCGCCCAGACAGATGACAAGAGACAGAACTGGATCGAAGGTGCTATGCAGGAGGAGAGCGAGTGTCTATGGAGGCACGTGAGCTTACAGCTGTGTGG GTATCATTTTGAACTGGACGCGCAAGGACTATGGATCGATTCGCCAATGTTACCTGAACTACTGACGCCTCAGGAACAAGCCGCTCCGATTCAACAGACGGCCGCTGATAAGAAAG TGGCTGATATCATCCGCATGGAACACAATTACTGTGTAGAAGCGGTCAAAGAGGCGGCCGAGAGCGTCTCCCGTCTGAACGTGAGACAACTCGTCGATACATTGGGATATTT GTCTATAAAGAATCTACAGAAGAAACAGCTGTGGGTGGTGAAGGTGGAGACCGACAAGGCGGAGGCGTCGATAACGCAATCGGAACAGGTCATAACCAAGATGCCGGATCCGAAACAGATTATTGAG atCGTCCCGCAAACGTCGACGTCTGAGGAACTCCAAGCCCAGAGCGAAGTTCTCCACGTGATGGAAGATGGGAACATATCCGATAACTTCATATACGAAATAGCGGAGGAACAAGAGATAACCATGGAGGAGGTTAAGGAGATACCCGTCTCCAGTAATCGGGAGTGGACCGTGAACATCATACCGGAGGAGACGAAGCCGAAGTACGCCTACATAAAACACTGTAACACCGGCAAGAAGAAACGGCACTTCACGGCCGAGATGAACGAGATAACACTACAGGGCGACTTCGAGAACTACTACATACTACCGGACGTGGATCCGTCGGTCGGCGTCGAAATAACGACCAGCTACGAGCCGGAGAACTTCATAGTCGAGGAATACCCCCACTTGGTGCTCGAGGAGCGTCCCAGGAAGCGATCCAGGGATTCGGATCCGACCAAACGGAGGAAGAAGAAAACAGCATCGCCGTCTGTCAGGGAGCAAGTGAGACAGGTGAAAACGGAGATCAAAACGGAGATAGACGAAGACTGGGTAATCGATAATAGTGTCTACGACCAGGACACGTCCGACGATTACGACGATAAGAAAGCGGCTAGAGTGAGAcggaaaaataaaaagtacctCGGCTATGATTTTGTTACCTAA